The following are encoded in a window of Rhodomicrobium lacus genomic DNA:
- a CDS encoding TetR/AcrR family transcriptional regulator, with protein MEHKPKRQTRARIRNAALLLFNRFGEPNVTLSAIAADVGISHGNLHYHYPSKERIVDDLVQDYLVEIEATFALPGARAVEADDLWLFLHLTFETILRHRFLYRDLIELLSRHRVIEKQIRRVIEEQTRTAEALLAGLVARGALLVDPSETRALAERMVFVATWWLCHAYVLNPRAEPDGDTLARGVARCLSLAAPYLREQERAHFDKLSGHYTKMGGNKNDGEENKVATL; from the coding sequence ATGGAGCACAAGCCGAAACGCCAGACGCGCGCGCGCATCCGCAACGCCGCGCTTCTGCTTTTCAACCGTTTCGGCGAGCCGAACGTGACGCTGTCCGCAATCGCCGCCGATGTCGGCATCAGCCACGGCAATCTGCACTATCACTACCCGTCGAAGGAAAGGATCGTCGACGACCTGGTGCAGGATTATCTCGTCGAGATCGAAGCGACCTTCGCGCTGCCGGGAGCACGGGCCGTCGAGGCGGACGACCTCTGGCTTTTCCTGCATCTCACCTTCGAAACGATCCTCCGGCACCGCTTCCTTTATCGCGACCTGATCGAGCTGCTGTCCCGGCACCGCGTCATCGAAAAGCAGATACGCCGTGTCATCGAGGAGCAGACGCGGACGGCGGAAGCGCTTCTTGCCGGTCTTGTGGCGAGGGGCGCGCTTCTCGTCGATCCATCCGAGACGCGCGCACTGGCTGAGCGCATGGTCTTCGTTGCGACGTGGTGGCTGTGTCACGCCTACGTCCTCAATCCGCGTGCCGAGCCGGATGGCGACACGCTGGCCAGAGGCGTCGCACGGTGTCTTTCGCTGGCCGCTCCATATTTGCGCGAACAGGAGCGCGCTCATTTCGACAAGCTTTCCGGGCACTATACAAAAATGGGAGGAAACAAAAATGACGGCGAAGAAAACAAAGTGGCGACGTTATGA
- a CDS encoding patatin-like phospholipase family protein, with product MGDKAGSGRIRPPRTGVALAGGGPLGGIYEVGALVALDEAICGLRLTECDVYVGVSAGAFFAAGLANGITPRDMYELFIETERADDPFEPEVLMKPAFGEYSKRLAMLPPLFASAVADYVRGTNRRRVVESFQRLAQALPGGLFDSRPIRDYLQRLAAAPGHTDDFRELQRKLYIVATDLDRSELVTFGAKGFDHVRISSAVEASAALPGFFPPVLIDGRYYVDGALQKTLHASAALRDGVRLLFAINPLVPFKADDPHPDMNIKSLAEGGFVTIMSQTIRSLIYSRMKVGMDRYRHEYPEADIVLFEPRRDDAMIFFTNVFSYADRRRLCEHAYQQTRADLRARASKLKPILARHGLSLDEDVLRDTTLTLLPQEDGGRRLGTTLQELSDALARLEPALRAADGP from the coding sequence CGCTCGTGGCGCTCGACGAGGCGATTTGCGGCCTGCGCCTCACGGAATGCGACGTCTATGTCGGCGTGAGCGCGGGCGCGTTCTTCGCGGCCGGTCTCGCAAACGGCATCACGCCGCGCGACATGTACGAGCTTTTCATCGAGACGGAGCGTGCCGACGATCCGTTCGAGCCGGAAGTGCTCATGAAACCGGCGTTCGGCGAGTATTCCAAACGCCTGGCGATGCTGCCGCCGCTTTTCGCGTCGGCGGTCGCCGATTACGTGCGCGGGACCAATCGGCGGCGCGTGGTGGAGTCATTCCAGCGGCTCGCGCAGGCGCTGCCGGGCGGCCTGTTCGACAGCAGGCCCATTCGCGATTATCTGCAAAGGCTGGCCGCCGCTCCCGGCCACACGGACGATTTTCGCGAGCTGCAGCGCAAGCTCTATATCGTCGCCACCGACCTCGACCGTTCCGAACTCGTCACCTTCGGCGCGAAAGGCTTCGACCACGTGCGCATTTCGAGCGCGGTCGAGGCGAGCGCGGCGTTGCCCGGCTTCTTTCCGCCGGTTCTGATCGACGGCCGCTATTATGTCGACGGCGCCTTGCAAAAGACGCTGCACGCCTCCGCTGCTCTGCGCGACGGCGTGCGCCTCCTGTTCGCGATCAATCCGCTCGTGCCGTTCAAGGCAGACGATCCTCATCCCGACATGAATATAAAAAGCCTCGCCGAGGGCGGCTTCGTCACCATCATGTCGCAAACCATCCGCTCGCTGATCTATTCGCGCATGAAGGTCGGCATGGATCGCTACCGGCACGAATATCCCGAAGCCGATATCGTGCTGTTCGAGCCGCGCCGGGACGACGCGATGATCTTCTTCACCAACGTGTTCAGCTATGCGGACCGGCGTCGGCTGTGTGAGCATGCCTACCAGCAGACCCGCGCCGATCTTCGCGCCCGCGCCTCGAAATTGAAGCCGATCCTCGCGAGACACGGTCTTTCGCTGGATGAGGACGTGCTTCGCGACACGACCCTCACGCTTCTGCCGCAAGAAGACGGCGGTCGGCGCCTCGGTACGACCTTGCAGGAGCTGTCCGACGCGCTGGCGCGGCTCGAACCCGCGCTGCGCGCGGCAGATGGGCCTTAG
- a CDS encoding glycosyltransferase, translating into MRILQIMTSKANGGAETYACDVIMKLHEAGVDQCVVMREDQSRFGELKAAGVRLAPEVLRFPFAPAQRFLIRRLVAREKPDIVQTWMRRAASLASKGAQPLIGWFGGYYDPAHFAACERIVGVTRDIRAHMVRNGVAPDRAHYIPTFPTITPLAAADRAALDTPADAKVLLTLSRLHQKKGLDTFLHAVAGLPGVYAWLAGDGPLEAELKALAVDLGLSDRVRFLGWRTDRSALLRAADVCVLPSRYEPFGNVILEAWAAKTPFVAAMSAGPAAHVTDGVNGLLVPIDDVEALRAALARVLADDALAAALVANGHETYARDFTPDAVTAQWLSFYDAVLKKDAATLAQLSAAA; encoded by the coding sequence ATGCGCATTCTCCAGATCATGACGAGCAAGGCCAACGGCGGTGCGGAAACCTACGCCTGCGACGTCATCATGAAGCTGCACGAAGCGGGTGTGGATCAATGCGTGGTGATGCGCGAGGATCAAAGCCGCTTCGGCGAGCTGAAAGCGGCGGGCGTGCGGCTTGCGCCAGAGGTGCTGCGCTTTCCCTTCGCGCCCGCGCAGCGCTTTCTGATCCGCCGCCTCGTCGCGCGCGAGAAACCCGACATCGTGCAGACATGGATGCGTCGCGCGGCGAGCCTCGCGTCGAAGGGCGCTCAGCCCTTGATCGGCTGGTTCGGCGGCTATTACGATCCTGCGCATTTCGCCGCCTGCGAGCGCATCGTGGGCGTTACGCGCGATATCCGTGCGCACATGGTGAGGAACGGTGTCGCGCCCGACAGGGCGCATTACATCCCGACCTTTCCGACGATCACGCCGCTTGCCGCTGCGGATCGCGCCGCGCTCGACACGCCAGCCGATGCGAAGGTGCTGCTCACGCTGTCGCGGCTGCATCAGAAGAAGGGGCTCGATACGTTCCTCCATGCGGTAGCGGGGCTGCCGGGCGTCTATGCGTGGCTTGCGGGCGACGGGCCGCTTGAAGCCGAGCTGAAGGCGCTCGCCGTCGACCTGGGCCTTTCGGATCGGGTGCGCTTCCTCGGCTGGCGCACCGACCGCTCGGCGCTGCTGCGCGCGGCGGATGTCTGCGTGCTGCCCTCACGCTACGAGCCGTTCGGCAATGTCATCCTCGAAGCGTGGGCCGCGAAGACGCCTTTCGTCGCCGCGATGAGCGCGGGGCCCGCCGCGCATGTGACCGACGGCGTGAACGGTTTGCTCGTGCCCATCGACGATGTGGAGGCGCTGCGCGCGGCGCTCGCCCGCGTGCTGGCAGACGACGCCCTTGCGGCGGCGCTCGTCGCGAACGGCCATGAAACCTACGCCCGCGATTTCACGCCCGACGCCGTGACGGCGCAGTGGCTCTCATTCTACGACGCGGTTTTGAAGAAGGATGCCGCAACTCTGGCGCAGCTGAGCGCTGCGGCGTAG
- a CDS encoding polysaccharide biosynthesis/export family protein — MGIKALFGFLAPVMVAAFVGACGGSSLSDASAEKISLAGKPSAAESAAPKADVAARGAPVRQPSAADALKDAAITYGAMSDPKSKAYKVGPLDVLDITVFKVPDLSKTVQVSEAGTINYPLVGEIQAGGRSAREIEQELTALLGATYLQKPQITVFVKEYNSQRVTVEGAVKKPGVVPIVGGLSLIQAVAQAGGTDDLADSTVAVFRTADGNRSAIRYDIADIRSGNADDPPLQSGDVVVVSTSTVKQGFATFIKMLPLASVVPLL, encoded by the coding sequence ATGGGGATCAAGGCTCTGTTCGGATTTCTGGCTCCGGTGATGGTCGCCGCCTTCGTCGGCGCGTGTGGCGGCTCTTCGCTCAGTGACGCGTCTGCCGAAAAGATATCTCTCGCAGGCAAGCCCTCAGCTGCCGAATCCGCTGCGCCGAAAGCGGACGTCGCGGCTCGGGGCGCTCCCGTGAGGCAGCCGAGCGCAGCCGATGCCCTCAAGGATGCTGCCATCACTTATGGCGCGATGAGCGATCCGAAGAGCAAAGCCTACAAGGTCGGACCGCTCGACGTCCTTGATATAACCGTGTTCAAGGTTCCGGACCTGTCGAAGACGGTGCAGGTGTCCGAAGCGGGAACGATCAACTATCCGCTCGTCGGCGAGATCCAGGCGGGTGGCCGTTCCGCGCGCGAAATCGAGCAGGAACTTACCGCGCTCCTCGGGGCGACGTATCTTCAGAAACCGCAGATTACCGTTTTCGTGAAGGAGTATAACAGTCAGCGCGTTACCGTGGAGGGCGCGGTGAAAAAGCCGGGCGTTGTGCCCATCGTCGGCGGTCTGTCCCTGATCCAGGCTGTGGCGCAGGCTGGCGGTACTGACGATTTGGCCGATTCAACGGTCGCGGTTTTTCGCACTGCCGACGGGAATAGATCAGCCATTCGCTATGATATTGCGGATATTCGCAGCGGTAACGCTGACGACCCGCCCCTGCAATCGGGCGATGTCGTCGTCGTGTCTACTTCCACCGTAAAGCAAGGTTTCGCCACGTTCATCAAGATGCTTCCGCTTGCAAGCGTGGTTCCTTTGCTTTAG
- the mntR gene encoding manganese-binding transcriptional regulator MntR, whose amino-acid sequence MSTQNTDSNPLIDADIQSASFRETRRAHRLEIVEDYVELIDDLIAARGEARQVDIAERLGVAQPTVAKMLKRLIEDGFVIQQPYRGVFLTQLGKNLASEARERHRVVEAFLLALGISPETARRDAEGIEHHVSGETLDVFREFTAKQTA is encoded by the coding sequence ATGTCCACGCAGAACACAGACAGCAACCCTCTTATCGACGCCGACATTCAGTCCGCGAGCTTCCGCGAGACGCGGCGCGCGCATCGTCTGGAGATCGTGGAAGATTATGTCGAGTTGATCGACGATCTGATCGCCGCGCGGGGTGAGGCGCGCCAGGTGGATATCGCGGAGCGCCTCGGTGTGGCGCAGCCCACGGTCGCGAAAATGCTGAAGCGGTTGATCGAGGACGGCTTCGTGATTCAGCAGCCTTACCGGGGCGTTTTCCTCACGCAGCTTGGAAAGAATCTGGCGTCGGAGGCGCGGGAGCGTCATCGCGTGGTGGAGGCGTTTTTGCTGGCGCTCGGCATATCGCCGGAAACGGCGCGCCGCGATGCGGAAGGCATCGAGCATCATGTGAGCGGCGAAACGCTTGATGTGTTTCGCGAGTTCACGGCAAAGCAGACGGCGTAA
- the lpxB gene encoding lipid-A-disaccharide synthase, translating to MAEARRIFIVAGEHSGDVLGAKLMEALKARAGEDAFEFAGVGGDEMHAAGLASIFPLSDVAVMGPAAILARLPKLVRRVWRAVDAALAYNPHAVIIVDSPEFTHPIAKRIRRQRPDIPIVDYVSPSVWAWRPGRAKKMKPYVDHLLALLPFEPAAHERLGGPPCSYVGHPLIERAPWIDSLDTERFRARLGIAPGRPVLLVLPGSRTSEVSRLMQPFGETVLALGQKIGPFSMLLPAVPHVRGMIEEAIADWPNKPHLLEGDEDKFTAFRLADAALAASGTVTLELGVAGTPMVVAYRVDPFAARLRFLLKVHSVVLANLVLGENAFPEFIQEDCTAPKLADALAPLLGGDTPERAAQLAALAKIRERMFLAQGTPSARAAEVVLSVLDGAPARAAAA from the coding sequence ATGGCAGAGGCAAGGCGCATCTTTATCGTCGCGGGCGAGCACTCTGGCGACGTGCTGGGCGCGAAGCTCATGGAGGCGCTGAAGGCGCGAGCGGGCGAAGACGCGTTCGAGTTCGCGGGCGTCGGCGGCGACGAGATGCACGCGGCGGGGCTGGCCTCGATCTTCCCGCTTTCCGACGTCGCCGTGATGGGACCGGCCGCGATCCTGGCGCGCCTGCCGAAGCTCGTGCGGCGTGTGTGGCGCGCGGTGGACGCGGCGCTCGCCTATAATCCGCATGCCGTCATCATCGTCGACAGCCCGGAATTCACCCATCCCATCGCGAAGCGCATCCGCCGCCAGCGGCCCGACATTCCGATCGTGGATTATGTCAGCCCGAGCGTGTGGGCGTGGCGGCCCGGGCGCGCGAAGAAGATGAAGCCCTATGTCGATCACCTGCTTGCGCTCCTGCCCTTCGAGCCGGCCGCGCATGAGCGGCTCGGCGGGCCGCCGTGCAGCTATGTGGGCCATCCGCTGATCGAGCGCGCGCCGTGGATCGACAGCCTCGACACGGAGCGCTTCCGCGCCCGGCTGGGCATCGCGCCGGGGCGCCCCGTGCTGCTCGTACTCCCCGGCAGCCGCACATCCGAGGTGTCGCGCCTGATGCAGCCCTTCGGCGAGACGGTGCTCGCGCTCGGCCAGAAGATCGGGCCGTTCTCGATGCTGCTGCCCGCCGTGCCGCATGTGCGCGGCATGATAGAGGAAGCCATCGCGGACTGGCCGAACAAGCCGCACCTCCTCGAAGGCGATGAAGACAAGTTCACCGCGTTCCGGCTCGCCGATGCGGCGCTCGCGGCGTCGGGCACCGTGACGCTCGAACTCGGCGTGGCGGGAACGCCGATGGTCGTGGCCTATCGCGTCGATCCGTTCGCCGCGCGGCTCCGCTTCCTGCTCAAGGTGCATTCGGTGGTGCTGGCCAATCTCGTGCTCGGCGAGAACGCCTTTCCCGAATTCATTCAGGAGGATTGCACCGCGCCGAAGCTCGCGGACGCGCTCGCGCCGCTGCTTGGCGGCGATACGCCGGAGCGGGCCGCGCAGCTTGCCGCGCTGGCGAAGATCCGCGAGCGCATGTTCCTCGCGCAGGGCACTCCGAGTGCCAGAGCGGCCGAGGTGGTGCTTTCCGTGCTCGACGGTGCACCCGCCCGCGCCGCCGCAGCGTGA
- a CDS encoding alpha/beta fold hydrolase: MSEKPRLCSFQSLGPNGFHEVAYTEWGDPQNPHLVFCVHGFTRNSRDFDVLAENLADECHVVCMDVAGRGRSEWLPKKSDYSFSLYLTDAAALLARVTAPAPPPTGLKRVFRRASPKPKRHVDWIGTSMGGLIGMMLAARRNSPIRRLILNDVGPLVPWPALMRMKKAQTGLGRSFACLEDVEFHLRETCASFGPLSETQWRNVTTNSAIEQRDGSYVLAFDPAIITHMRSGGVTGVAFGNEFLAGVDLWPTYEEIRCPTLVLRGAESDLLLRKIADDMTRRGPRAKIVEFEGIGHAPWLMADDQIAAVRDFLFASGLRAPAAEPVRLKKVALHPA, from the coding sequence ATGTCAGAGAAACCGCGTCTTTGCAGCTTTCAAAGCCTCGGTCCCAACGGCTTTCACGAGGTTGCCTATACCGAATGGGGCGACCCGCAAAACCCGCATCTCGTTTTCTGCGTGCATGGCTTCACGCGCAACAGCCGCGATTTCGATGTCCTTGCGGAAAACCTCGCCGATGAATGCCATGTGGTTTGCATGGATGTTGCCGGGCGCGGGCGAAGCGAATGGCTGCCAAAGAAAAGCGATTATTCCTTCTCGCTTTACCTCACGGACGCGGCCGCGCTTCTGGCGCGCGTCACCGCCCCGGCTCCACCGCCAACCGGCCTGAAGCGGGTTTTCAGGCGCGCCAGCCCGAAGCCGAAGCGCCATGTCGACTGGATCGGCACTTCGATGGGGGGCCTCATTGGCATGATGCTCGCCGCGCGGCGGAATTCGCCGATCCGCAGGCTCATCCTGAACGACGTGGGGCCGCTGGTGCCTTGGCCTGCCCTCATGCGCATGAAGAAAGCGCAGACCGGGCTCGGCCGCTCCTTCGCTTGCCTCGAAGATGTCGAGTTCCATCTTCGCGAAACGTGCGCTTCATTCGGTCCGCTCTCAGAAACGCAATGGCGGAACGTGACGACCAACAGCGCTATCGAGCAGCGCGACGGTTCCTACGTCCTCGCTTTCGATCCCGCGATCATCACGCATATGCGCTCTGGCGGCGTTACGGGCGTTGCCTTCGGCAATGAGTTTCTGGCCGGTGTGGATCTTTGGCCGACCTATGAGGAGATCCGTTGCCCGACGCTCGTGCTGCGCGGCGCGGAAAGCGACCTTCTGCTCAGGAAAATCGCCGATGACATGACGCGGCGCGGACCTCGCGCGAAGATCGTCGAGTTCGAGGGAATCGGTCACGCGCCGTGGCTGATGGCGGACGACCAGATTGCGGCGGTGCGCGATTTTTTGTTCGCAAGCGGTTTAAGAGCCCCGGCTGCTGAACCGGTTCGCTTGAAAAAGGTTGCGTTGCACCCGGCGTGA
- a CDS encoding tyrosine-protein phosphatase, with amino-acid sequence MFDLHSHLLPGIDDGSPNMKVSFDMARAYVDQGVLCVACTPHITPGLYHNTGPQIRKSAAALQHGLDEAGIPLHIATGADNHIVPDFVDALRRGHLLALDDTAYVLVEPPHHTAPARLEELFFSILVAGYVPILTHPERLSWIEGKYDVIERLSARGVWMQVTAGSLLGRFGRRPRYWAQRMLEEGRVHILATDAHNNDSRPPDLLQGREAAAKIVGEAEAYHLVVTRPLGVLKNLRAGGLPEPEGITSENIHGDQGSVRISGSGDGRRLRRRVWRLFAQ; translated from the coding sequence ATGTTCGACCTCCATAGTCATCTTCTGCCCGGAATCGACGACGGCTCGCCCAATATGAAGGTTTCTTTCGACATGGCGCGCGCCTATGTCGATCAGGGCGTGCTCTGCGTCGCCTGTACCCCGCATATAACGCCCGGGCTCTATCACAATACCGGCCCTCAGATCCGTAAATCGGCGGCTGCGCTGCAACATGGGCTCGATGAAGCCGGCATCCCGCTGCACATCGCTACGGGCGCAGACAATCATATCGTTCCCGATTTCGTCGATGCGCTGCGCCGCGGGCATCTCCTGGCGCTCGACGATACGGCTTATGTCCTCGTAGAGCCGCCGCACCACACGGCGCCCGCACGCCTCGAAGAGCTGTTTTTCAGCATTCTCGTCGCCGGTTATGTCCCGATCCTGACCCATCCCGAGCGGTTGAGCTGGATCGAAGGGAAATACGACGTCATCGAACGGCTTTCAGCGCGAGGGGTCTGGATGCAGGTTACCGCCGGATCGCTTCTGGGGAGATTCGGGCGCCGTCCACGCTATTGGGCTCAGCGGATGCTCGAAGAAGGGCGCGTCCATATCCTGGCAACCGACGCGCACAACAACGATTCTCGTCCCCCTGACCTTCTTCAGGGGCGGGAAGCCGCCGCCAAGATTGTCGGCGAAGCCGAGGCATATCACCTGGTCGTCACGCGTCCTCTGGGCGTCCTGAAGAACCTCCGTGCGGGCGGTTTGCCGGAGCCGGAAGGAATCACGAGTGAGAATATACATGGGGATCAAGGCTCTGTTCGGATTTCTGGCTCCGGTGATGGTCGCCGCCTTCGTCGGCGCGTGTGGCGGCTCTTCGCTCAGTGA
- a CDS encoding Nramp family divalent metal transporter — MASDASFPIDNVPTAGGVSHAALREAIAGRRGRIVTGWLFTGPAVVASIAYIDPGNFATNIQAGAKYGYTLLWVVLSANLIAMLFQAMSAKLGIVTGRNLAELARERFPWPLALVMWIVSEIAAIATDLAEFLGGAIGFSLLFGVSLLTGMAATAVITYGILMFNGERFRRVELVVGLFVAVISICYVVELFIAPVNWGGAAAGLVTPQIADANALMIAVGIVGATVMPHAIYLHSALTQSRAVLTSDAERERVLRFSNREVLIALAIAGVINMAMVIMAAAAFNAGNPEVAEIETAYHMLTPLLGGAAATAFLVSLLASGVSSSVVGTMAGQVIMQGFFRRRIPIWLRRLVTMVPAFAIVALGVGATEALVMSQVVLSLALPFPMIALIVLSSDRDLMGRFANGRLTKIASMTGAAVILTLNAVLLYQTAFGG; from the coding sequence ATGGCTTCCGACGCGTCATTTCCGATCGATAATGTTCCAACCGCGGGCGGTGTTTCGCACGCCGCGTTGCGGGAAGCCATCGCCGGGAGGCGCGGACGGATCGTCACCGGATGGCTGTTCACCGGCCCCGCCGTCGTAGCCTCCATCGCCTATATCGACCCCGGCAATTTCGCGACCAACATCCAGGCGGGCGCGAAATACGGCTATACGCTCTTGTGGGTGGTGCTGTCCGCGAACCTCATCGCGATGCTCTTTCAGGCCATGTCCGCGAAACTCGGCATCGTCACAGGACGCAACCTTGCCGAACTCGCGCGTGAGCGCTTTCCGTGGCCGCTGGCGCTCGTGATGTGGATCGTGAGCGAAATAGCCGCCATCGCCACCGACCTCGCCGAATTTCTCGGCGGCGCCATCGGCTTCTCGCTCCTGTTCGGGGTTTCGCTCCTCACCGGCATGGCGGCGACCGCCGTCATCACCTACGGCATCCTGATGTTCAACGGCGAGCGCTTCCGGCGCGTCGAGCTTGTCGTCGGCCTGTTCGTCGCCGTCATAAGCATTTGCTACGTCGTCGAACTGTTCATCGCGCCGGTGAACTGGGGCGGCGCGGCGGCGGGCCTCGTAACGCCGCAGATCGCTGACGCGAACGCGCTCATGATCGCGGTCGGCATCGTCGGCGCAACCGTCATGCCGCATGCGATCTACCTGCATTCCGCGCTGACGCAATCGCGCGCTGTGCTCACATCCGATGCCGAGCGCGAACGCGTGCTGCGTTTCTCGAACCGCGAGGTGCTGATTGCGCTGGCTATCGCTGGCGTCATCAACATGGCGATGGTCATCATGGCCGCGGCGGCCTTCAACGCGGGCAACCCCGAGGTCGCCGAGATCGAGACCGCCTATCACATGCTGACGCCTTTGCTGGGTGGCGCGGCGGCGACCGCGTTCCTCGTTTCGCTGCTCGCTTCCGGCGTCTCAAGCTCGGTCGTCGGCACCATGGCCGGACAGGTGATCATGCAGGGCTTCTTCCGCCGCCGCATCCCGATCTGGCTGCGCCGCCTCGTGACCATGGTCCCGGCCTTCGCTATCGTCGCATTGGGCGTCGGCGCGACGGAAGCGCTCGTGATGAGCCAGGTGGTCCTGAGCCTCGCGCTTCCCTTCCCCATGATCGCGCTGATCGTGCTGTCGAGCGACCGCGATCTGATGGGCCGCTTCGCCAACGGCCGCCTGACAAAAATCGCGTCGATGACGGGCGCCGCCGTGATCCTGACGCTGAACGCGGTGCTGCTTTATCAGACCGCTTTCGGAGGGTGA